GCCCCATCACCCCCAACCTGTCCCGCTCCTTACGGCTCATCTCCAGTATCCCCTCTCTCATTTCCACCCCCTTGTCGGGGGCTATTATAGGGGACATTTCTACTTTGGCAGATAGGGGACATTATCATTTTGGTATGACATTACGCAAAAGGATGCTTTTCAAATGCGGTTCACGCATATATTATAGTAGGGGTGAAGAGAGGAGAAGCGCGTACATGAGAATTCTATTGGGGGTCATTATCGGTGGCGGATTGGGCTTCCTCGTGGGCTATTTTGGGAGGTGCGCGTCCGGCGCGTGCCCGCTCACCAGCAATCCGTATGTGAGCACGGTGGTCGGTGCGATTCTGGGAGCCCTCATCGCCGGCAGGTTCTGATGTAGGGTGATGTTGAATCCGTGCGTGGCTACGTCCTTTTCACGAAGAAGGTGTCGCTCGGGGAAAAGGAGGGAGACCCCATGAAAAGGCTGTCCGACGAGATAGTCCGCTTTTTCAATAAGCAGCACTACGTGATTGTAACGACCGTCGGCAGTGACGGAAAACCGCACAGTGCATGCAAGGGGGTAGTAAAGATAAGCAGAGCTGGTGAGATTTACCTGCTCGATCTCTACCGGGGGATAACGTCTCGTAATCTCGAAAAAAATCCACGGTTGAGCGTCACGGTGGTGGACGAGCACCGCTTCAAGGGGTATTGCCTGAAGGGGACGGGCCGGATAGTGAAGCTGGAGGAGGTCAGACCGAGTTTATTGAGGGCGTGGGAACGGCGGCTCAGCAGTCGCATCACTCACCGGATTATAAAGAACATACGTGGAGAGAAGGGTCATCCCCGGCATCCCGAAGCGCTCCTCCCCGGGCCCAAGTACCTGATCGCAGTGGAGGTGAGTGAAGTCATCGATCTTACCCCGGCGCACATCGGATGACGATAGATCAAATGGGCGTGAGGCGTGGAGAACACGGGCGGTAGCGCCATTCCATTCCTCAACACGAGACCATGTACACCCTCGGCATCAATGGAAGTCCACGGGCAGGCGGGAACACCGATATCCTGCTCGATGAGGCACTCAGGGGAGCGGCGAGTTGTGGCGCCAGGACGGGAAAGATTGTCCTGAATGCGCTCAGATATGCCCCCTGCCAGGAGTGTGAGAGAATCAGCGACGATGGCAGCTGCGTCATACAGGACGACATGGAGGTCGTCTATGCCGGAATCAGGGAGGCGGACGCGCTCATTCTTGCCTCGCCGATCTTTTTTGGCAGCCTGAGCGCGCAGACCAAGATGATGATAGACCGCTTTCAGTGCGCATGGATCGCACGGGACAGGCTGAAGAGGGAGATATTCAGCAGGCGGAAGACGTGCGCCTTCATCTCGGTGGGCGCGTCGAGCAGGCGTGATTTTTTTGACAACGCAAAGTCGATTGTGAAAAACCTGTGTGCGACCATTAACGCGCGCTACAGTGATGAGCTCTTCTGCCCCGGCAGCGACGATAAAGGGAGTGTGCGCGCTCACCCCGATTGTATGAGGGAGGCGTATGAGGTGGGGCGGCGGCTCGCTTCCGTAAAGGTATAACTCAATTGTTTACCACAGCGCTCGCGGAGACCTGGTTGGCAATTGCAGCTCATTCTCAATGTCCCTGCCTGCCGGCAGGCGGATTCAGTGGTAAAAATTGGTTGCGGCCAACGGCCGCGGGGTGTACTCCGTGGTGAATCATATATTGTGCAGGGGGTGTCATGGGCAATATATTCGGTGCGAGTGAAGTAGTGGAGTTGGCGGTCCAGATAGAGAGGAACGGGAAGGATTTCTACACTGCGCTCGCGGACCGGCTGCCCAATCCGAAAGCCCGGGATGTCTTCACATATCTTGCGGCGCAGGAAGAGAGACACATGGCCGTGTTCCAGGAGATGCGGGGCCACCTCCATAGATACGAGCCCCCTGAATCGTATCCCGGAGAGTACATTTCGTACATGAGAGCGCTCGCCGCCGAACACATATTCACCCAGGGGGGCAAAGGAAAGGAAGTGGCGGGGCGGGTTGCGAGCGAGAGCGAGGCAATGGACCTCGCGATAGGTTTTGAGAATGATTCGATTGTCTTCTATACAGGGATGACAAAGGTCGTCCCTGACCATGACCACCCGGTGATCGAAGCGATCATTGCGGAGGAGCGGAAACACCTGGCGCAGCTGATGGAGATGAAGGAGAAGATCTGAGCGTGGTGCTCCATGCGTTGCGAGAGAACGATCAGTTCAGAGCCAGCCACGGGAGGATGAGATGGCAAAGAGAGTGATAGTCTACAGTACCCCCACCTGTCCCTACTGCATAAGGGTGAAGCAGTTTTTGAAGGAGCACAATGTCGTGTTCGAGGACAACGATGTCTCCGCCGATCGCGCAAAGGCGCAGGAGATGATGCGCACATCGGGCCAGATGGGCGTTCCGGTCCTGGACATCGAGGGTGAGATCATCGTGGGATTCGAAAAGGAAAAAATCAAGAGCGCTCTGGGAATCTGAGAAGGATGGCAGCGCGGGCGCGTGCGGGGGGAGGTGCCCCACGATGGGCAAAATCTCAGTGAAAATTGTCAGGAGGGTGAACAGCAGGGAGCTGGTGCACCTCTACAGGGAGGCGGGGTGGTGGAAGCCCGGGTATCCGGAGCGCGCGTCGTACATAAACTCACTGGTGCGCAATTCATTTTGCTTTGCGGGGGCGTTCCACAAGAAGCGACTGGTGGGGATGGGGAGGAGTCTTTCCGACGGCACAGGCGACGCGTACATACAGGATGTCACGGTCCTGGATGAGTTCAGGGGAAAGGGCGTGGGCAGGAAGATCGTCATCACAATCGTCAACTATTTGAGAAGGCGCGGGATCGACTGGATCGGGCTCATCGCCGGGCCCGGCCTCCAGCGGTTCTACCGTGAGCTCGGTTTCAGGCGAATGAAGGATCATATCCCGATGATATGGAGAGGCGATGAGTGAACTGGATCTGAAGCTGTTCAAGGCGGTGGAGATCGCCGACGGGGCGCGCGTAAAGCCGCTCCTCGCCGCGGCCCAGAAGATGTCGTGCGATTATAGTTTCGCAAACCTCTATTCGTGGGGCGAGATATACGACCTCAGATGGAATCTCCACCGGGAGAGGCTCATGGTGTACAGCGGGAAAGATGATTTTCTATTGATGCCGGTCGGTCCGGCGTTCAGCGTGGGCGAAATGGTTGAGATCTCGGATCGGTTGATCCGGCAGGGCAGGAGCGGGAACTTTGTGCTCGTGGACGCGGAGTATGTGGAGCGAAATGAGTCTCTGCATAATTATTTCACGGCGGAGGTTGACAGGGATAATGCCGATTACGTCTACGCCACTCAGGCGCTCGTCGAGTTGAAGGGGCGGAAGCTGCACAAGAAGAAGAACCTGCTCTCCCAGTTTTTGCGCAATAACCCGGACTATGTGTGCGAGAGAATGAGCGCGCGCCATGCCCGGGAGTGCTTCGTCCTCGCCGAGAAGTGGTGCGAGGTCAAGAACTGCGAGAAGCTCGGCTTCACGCACGAGAGCTCGGCGTTGAAACGCGCCATGGAAAAGTTCAACGAGCTGGAACTCGATGGGCTCATCATCAGAAAGAGCGGGGCCGTGATCGCGTTTTCGATATTCGACAGGCAGAACGGGAATACCGCATCCGTGCACTTTGAGAAATACGACGGTGAGATCAAGGGATCGGCCCAGGCGATAAACTGGGAGACGGCCCGGTATCTCTCGCCAACGTATGAGTATATCAATCGGGAACAGGACCTCGGCATCGAGGGGCTGAGACGCGCCAAGGAATCGTACTGTCCTGCATTCACCGTAAAGACGTACATATTGCGCCGGAAGGCCTGACCCTCTTCCCTGCGAAATACATGGAAAAGCTGCACCCTGTTATCCAAGCGCTGCTCGCTACGTCATTTATGTGGGGAATGACCACCCTGGGCGCGAGCATGGTGTTCATCGCCCGCAACCTGAGCCGGAAGATGCTCGATGGCATGCTCGGGGCCGCTGGCGGCGTCATGATTGCCGCCAGTTTCTGGTCGCTGCTCGCTCCCGCAGTGCAACTTTCAGCAGGAAAGAGCATTCCTGTCTGGTTTCCCCCGCTGACCGGGTTTCTGGCCGGCGGTGTTTTTCTGAGGATCATTGACAGGATACTCCCTCACCTCCCAGCAGGCTTCCCCATTGAAGAGGTTGAGGGGATAAAAACCTCATGGAGGAGGGCGACCCTGCTTGTCCTGGCTATCACGCTGCATAATATCCCCGAGGGGCTTGCGGTGGGGGTCGCCTTCGGTGCGGTGGCAGCAGGGCTATCCTCCGCGTCTCTTCCGGGCGCGATTGCCCTCACCGTAGGCATCGGCATCCAGGATTTTCTCGAGGGGCTCGCGGTGTCGATGCCCCTCAAGCGCGAGGGTGTATCTCACATCAGGAGCTTTTGGTACGGGCTGCTTTCGGGTGCGGTAGAACCGATTGCCGGTGTTGTAGGAGCGGTGCTTGTGGTCACGGCTCTGTTTTTGTTACCCTATGCGCTGGCGTTTGCCGCCGGAGCGATGATCTTTGTCGTGGTGGAAGAGGTGGTGCCGGAATCGCAACTGAGCGGCAACAGAGACATTGCCACGATGGGTGCGATGCTTGGTTTTGCGGCCATGATGGTGCTTGAAATCGCGGTAGGCTGATAGCGGGGGATATTACGATTGCCCCGGCAGGGAGGGCCCACGGGAGGAGACGTGAATAAATATACCTGCGACGTGTGCGGCTATGTGTACGATCCGGCGGCGGGGGACCCCGATAATGGTGTGTCCCCGGGGACGGCGTTCGAAAAGCTGCCCGACAGCTGGGTCTGCCCCGTCTGCGGTGCGGGGAAGGATCAATTCTCTCCAGCGAGCTGAGGAGAGGGGATGCGGTAATATCAGGGCAACGTATCACGTCGATGCGGAGGGGTGTGATCTATCACGCACGCATGAAGGCCATGAAGCCACCCGCTGAGCGAGTGATCCAGGTCATACGGTTGCTCCGCAAAACCTACCCCGAGAGCTGCACCGCGCTGTGGCATTCCACTCCCTTCCAGATATTGATCGCGACAATCCTCTCCGCGCAGTGCACCGACGAGCGGGTGAATAAGATAACCCCTTCTCTTTTCAGGAAGTACAAAGGCCCCGCTGACTTTGCGAAGGCGACGCAGGCGGTGATCGAGGGGGAGATCCGCTCCACTGGTTTCTTCAGGAACAAGGCGCGGAACATAATCGCCGCGTCCCGAAAGATTGTCGAGGAATTTGGAGGGCATGTGCCCGATACCATGGAGGAGCTTGTCACTTTCCCCGGCGTGGCGCGCAAGACGGCGAACATCGTGCTCTCCAGCGGCTATGGAAAATCGGAAGGCATCGCCGTGGACACCCATGTGAAGAGGCTCTCCGGGAGGATCGGCCTGAGCGGAGAGACCGATCCCGATAAAATAGAGCGGGAACTCATGGCGATTGTGCCGAGGAAGGACTGGCTTGACTTCAACTATATTCTGGTCAACCACGGGAGAGCGGTCTGCCAGGCGAGAAAGCCGCTATGCCCCGAGTGTGTGATACGCCACCTCTGCCCCTCGGCCAGAAAGTATTATCCGTTCCTGAAGAAAAGGGGCGCGCTATAGTGGTTCAAGGTCCTTTGAGTTGAGCCCTTCCCCTGGCTTCCCGTCAAGGCGCGAGATTACTCTTCCTCCCTGAAAGACTACAATCGTCGGCACCACATTGATGCCATACTCCTCCCAGAGGGGATTGTCCTGATCATCCAGGATGACGGTAAGGGAATCGAAATCACCGGCGCGGGTCTCTGCACACGACTCAAAGATCGGCCTGAACCTGCGGCAGAACGGACACGTGCTCATGATGAAGAGGGCTGCTGTTTTCCTGTCCCCGGAGAGGTGCTCTTTCAGCGATGGCGGATTTGTGAGCGTGTTCATGCCCACAGTATAACAGCTGTTTCGTGGCGGAGGGAAGGAGTTTTGAGGCATCGAACCAGGTTTTAGCCGCGGATGTGCGCGGATCCCATGGGACGCACACAGCGCAGATTCCGTGTGTTACAGATGACACATATTTTGGAGACGAGGCACGAGAAACCAGTTACCGTGGTGAGTATCCGTGTCCATCTGTGTGAATCCGTGGTTCTCGCTTAAATCTGCTGTTCCCCCTGTTTGACAGCACAGCCTATCCTTACTATAGTTATGCCATGAGCGACAGAGTGGATATCCTCATCATCGGCGGCGGGCCTGCGGGCATCTTCGCGGCGATCACGGCCGCCCGGAGCGCAAAGAAGCCGCCCCGCATCATCATCCTCGAGCACAACTTCATGCTCGGGCGGAAGCTGCTCAAGACCGGCAACGGGCGCTGCAACCTCACGAATCGTGATATCTCACCCGAGCACTACCACGGGCAGAACCGTCATTTCCTCCACGGCCTCTTCGCCCGCTTCACGAACCGCGACCTCCTCGGCTATTTCGAGAATCTCGGGGTGGAGTTCAAGGAGGAGGAAAATGGATGCCTGTTTCCCGTGACCGACCAGGCCTCCACGATTCTCGACGTCCTCAAGGAGGAGATTGAAACGCACGGGATCGGCGCGGCGCTGAACACGAGGGTGGCAAAGATCACTCGGGGCGGGCGCGGCGAGTTCATCGCGCAGTGCGCGGGCGGCAGCACCTTCACCGGCCGGAGGCTCATCATTGCCACGGGTGGTCTGACCTATCCGCAGCTCGGGGCGCTCGGCGATGGCTACGCCTTCGCGAAAAGTTTCGGCCACGAGCTCGTCCCGCCCCTCCCTGCGCTCGTGGCGCTCGAGATCGAAAAGAAGGCGCTCTGCGATCTCCAGGGGGTGAAGGCGACCGTTGGCGCGGCGGCGTTCCAGGGCGGGAAACGGGTCGCCTCCGTGCGGGACGAGATTCTCTTCACCCACTACGGCGTCTCCGGCCCCGCGGTGCTCTACCTGAGCAGCTTCCTTGTGAGAGACCTCCCCGGCACGCAGACCATTCTCGCCGTTAACTTTTTTCCCGCCCTCACACCGGCGCAGGCTGAGGAGAAAGTCGTGACGCTGTGGCGAAAGAACCCGAAGCGCTCACTGGGTAACAGCCTGATCGGCATACTACCGAAGAAGCTCGCCCAAGTGCTCATCCGGAATGTCGCGGGCCTGGATGCCGACGCCGCCACGAATTCGATCACCAGACAGCAGAGGACGCGCCTCGTGAAGGCGCTGACCGGCCTGGAGATATCGGTCAAGGCGCCGCGCAGCTTCACGGACGCACAGGTGACCTCCGGGGGAGTGAGAACTGACGGAATCGATGGCAGGACGATGGAGTCAAGGCTCGTGAAGGGCCTCTACTTCGCGGGCGAGGTGCTGGATGTGAACGGCGACTGCGGAGGCTACAACCTCCAGTTCGCCTTCTCCTCGGGCCATCTGGCCGGCCTGTCGGCAGTCCGTCATACGTGATCCCGAAATCAATCTGCGGGGCATGACGAATATCCCAGTGCGTTGACACTTATTGATGCAGTAAGGATATCTTTTAAAACGGTGAAGGATGGACAGCGCAGAATATGCCCTGCGTGGTTTGAATCTACTGACACTGTGAGACCATGCAACAAGAAATGTGGCCTCTTCAGAATTAGCCTCAACCGAATATAACGCCAAGGAGTGCTCCCCGGTACATTACCAAACTGTAATTTTGCAGTAATCTTGCGGTTAAGAGAATATTTTAAAATTGCACATAGAAAAGATATGAGGCATATAGTTTTTAAGGGATGAGAATATGTGTGCGTTCTGTAATCCGTTGAACAAGAAAATAACTGTCTGTTTAATATTTGCAACATGGTTCTTATTGTTTTCCGTGGTCTTCTTCGAGCAACTTGGCTGGACTCATGACAATTCTGATTCTGACGAGGAAGCTCTCGCAGCTTTTATTAAGATGCTTTATGCCTGCGAGAAGATTGATAAGAATGTAAAACTTTCCTCCCATGTAAAATTCCACCCTCATGCCGCAAAAATTTATGCCCGCGATAGTGTGCAGTTACCGCAATCACAGCATCCTTATTTTATTAGTTCAGCCTTTCTAAATATCGCTGGTTATGCCAACCACTCATTCCTTCAGGTCTCCCCTGTTTTACGTATCTAATATTCTCCTCCGATAGTGATCACGTAGGTTTTTCCCCATCCTTCGTGTAATTCTGTGTCCGGCTCATTTTGCTCTTGATGAAGGGGGCATCACAACACTACGTCACCGCCATAGCTTCACCTTAGAACTTGAGAGGCCACACCGGGATGAAAAAGCACACGATGTCCAACGGCGAAAAACAAGAAGTCGATGACTCCGCCCACCACCGACGAGTCTCTCGCCGGCGCATCATCTTCTTCTCATTTCTCCTCTGCTGCGGCGCCTTCGCCATTCGATGGGCCATTCTCTCGGGCCTCCACGGTGTCGTCGGCCCTGATAGCCATTCCTATATGAAGGCCTGCCGTTACGGCGTTCTCCGCCACCTTTTTTACATGGTCAGGCCTCGCGGATACCCTCTGCTCATCAGCGCGTTCGGGTGCAATACAACGCTCATCGTCCTCTTCCAGCGAGCGCTCTCGGGCATCACCTGGCTCTGTGTTTCCGTGGCATTCGCCCGTCGGCTCCACAGGCCGCTTTTCAGGTGGCTCGCCCCTGTCTCCCTCTTTGCTTTAGGGTGCACGTTCTGCGTTATATTCTGGGATATCAATGTAATGACCGAGAGCGTCTCCCTCTCCACCTTGCTCATCCTGATTACAATTCTGCTATGCCGGGACGGCACACGACGGAACCTTTGTGGGGTGCGTGCCCTCGCCCTTATCTCTTTCTATTTCTCGATGTTGCGGGTGACAAACATCTGCTTTCTCCCGGCCCTTGCCCTTTATCTCTTTGCGCTGGAACTTCGCCCGCCCCGCGGCCGCCAAGAAAACCTCAAGCGCCGCGCAATGAGAATCTTCCTGATTTGCCTTGTGCCGGCGAGTTTCCTTTTCTTCCTCTACGAGACGAAACAGTCACATCGAGGTGAGGATAATCTGATAAATGCTCTCAACATGCGGGTGTTTCTCCGGGAAGACGAAGCCGGGAAGCAGGTTTTCGATGAAGAAAATTTTAACTATTTTGTCGAGCATTATGCCATGCCCGATGCAGAAGTAAAAAAGTACGTAGACCATGCCGCCTGGCAGCATACCGCAAGGCATACCCCCCGCTACGATGCATGGGTAGCCGAACGGGGGTACGCTGCATATCTCGCTTTCCTGAGAACGCACCCGGGCTGGGTCCTCAGGCAGTTCCGCCACATAGGGAGATACTACGCCATGAACTACGAGTGGCTCCCCCGAGATTATCATTTCGGGGTGAACGGCGCTGAAGGAACAGGCCTGACGATGAGCCGTCGGTTACAATCGCTCTTTTTCAATACGCTCGGGATGCTGGTTTATCCCGACTATGCGTTTCTTATACTCCCCCTCATACTGATTGCCTTGGTGATATGGTGGCTGCATCTCCAGAGGCGAGGCGTAACGCCGCCTCCGTCCACAGAAGCAGTCGCTACGCTCTGTATCCTCTTTTATTTAGCCGCTGTCATAACCCCTCTGGCGTGGTTTGGTGACGCTGATAACCCGCGACGCCACATGGTCACGGGCATCGTCTCGTATTATCTGGGGGCGGTCATGCTGTTATGGCTCCTCGTGGACCTGTTGGTTGAGCGCCGAAGCCGTCGCCCATCACCTCTCCTCCCACAAGGCTGAGAGGTAACAGGAAGGGGTAAAGCCATACCCGTGGAGCTCTCACCTTCTCCTTTAAGCTCAATCCCTGTGGTAATGGCGGGGCGCTTTTAACTGCGCCGGGAGACCCGCCTCGGCACGCTCCGCTCCGGCGAATACCGGAGAAGTCACCCCTCGCCCCCCGACACATTTTTTCAGAAAAAGAGTATTGACGGGAAGGGGTATTCAGGTATAATAGTACCAGATTATTAATATAGGCGGAGGGGTCATGGCGAAATTAATAAAGGTATCCGAGGCGGCGGCGCTGGCCTTGCACGCGATGGTGCTCATGGCGGCGGATCGGCGGAAGCCGCTCTCCACGCACGATGCAGCCGCACGGCTCAAGGTCTCAGAGGCGCACCTCTCGAAGGTCTTCCAGCGCCTCACCAAGGACGGCCTTGTCCGATCGTTCCGTGGTCCCCAGGGAGGTTTTGTTCTGGGGAGGAGCCCCGACGATCTTTCCCTCCTCGATGTGTATGAGTCTATCGAAGGGAAGTGCGAGGAGAGCAATTGTCTTTTCGATGTTCCCGCCTGCGACGGGAAAAAATGCATCCTCGGCGGGATCATGAAAAAGGTGGACGGGCAATTGAGGAGATACCTCGCCCGGGCAAAGCTCGCTGCCCTGGCGGGGAAATACAAGGGGCGGTCCGGAATATAGCAGACGGAGGGTTCTGCCATCTGTTTCAGCAGTGGGAGAGAAAGATGAGCACATTGAAATGCCCGGGGGCGGAGAAGATTCGGGCATCCTTCCCCGATGAGGTCCCCTGCGCCTGCGGCATGAAGGTGGAGATGTGGCCGGATGACGCCGAGGTGCGCTGCCCGGGATGCGGCGGCAGCGTGGGGAGGGAAGCTCCGCCAGCGTGCATCGAGTGGTGCACTGCGGCGAGGGAGTGCGTGGGGGAGTCTCTCTACGAGCGCTACACAAAGGCGAGGAAGTTCAACAAGTAGACTTCCCTATATATTTAAGAAAAGGAGAATAGGTTATGAGTATGTTTTGCTATCAGTGCGAGCAGACAGCGAAGGGGACCGGATGCACCGTGCAGGGCGTGTGCGGGAAGGATCCGGAGACGGCGGCGCTCCAGGACCTCCTGGTGCACGCGGTCAAGGGGATTGGATGGTATGCCGATCTCGCATCCCGGAAGGGTGTCCACGACAGCGCGGTGGATGTCTTCGTCGTGAGGGCGCTCTTTACCACGATCACCAATGTGGATTTTGATCCCGCGCGGATCGTGGGGCTCATCCGTGAGGCAGCGGTCCTCAAATCGAAAGCTCGCGAGCTCGCTCATAAATCAGGCGCCCGGATTCCCGGGAACATCCCTGAAGCGGCGCGATGGGAGCCGGCGGGAAATCGCGAGGGGCTCCTCGATCAGGCGTTGAAAGTCGGCCTCATGGCCGGCCCGAAGAAGAACGAGGATGTCCGATCGCTCGAGCACCTTCTCCTCTTCGGCATGAAGGGCGTATCCGCCTACGCGGACCACGCGCATATCCTCGGCAAGGATTCGCCGGAGATCTACGCCTTCCTGCACAGAGCCCTTGCGGGCCTCGCCGAGGGGAATCTCGGCGCTGACGCGCTCGTCGAGCTCAACATGGAGTGCGGGAAGATCAACATCG
This genomic window from Candidatus Auribacterota bacterium contains:
- a CDS encoding phosphohydrolase, whose amino-acid sequence is MSTLKCPGAEKIRASFPDEVPCACGMKVEMWPDDAEVRCPGCGGSVGREAPPACIEWCTAARECVGESLYERYTKARKFNK
- a CDS encoding rubredoxin translates to MNKYTCDVCGYVYDPAAGDPDNGVSPGTAFEKLPDSWVCPVCGAGKDQFSPAS
- a CDS encoding ferritin family protein; its protein translation is MGNIFGASEVVELAVQIERNGKDFYTALADRLPNPKARDVFTYLAAQEERHMAVFQEMRGHLHRYEPPESYPGEYISYMRALAAEHIFTQGGKGKEVAGRVASESEAMDLAIGFENDSIVFYTGMTKVVPDHDHPVIEAIIAEERKHLAQLMEMKEKI
- a CDS encoding thioredoxin family protein, with protein sequence MNTLTNPPSLKEHLSGDRKTAALFIMSTCPFCRRFRPIFESCAETRAGDFDSLTVILDDQDNPLWEEYGINVVPTIVVFQGGRVISRLDGKPGEGLNSKDLEPL
- a CDS encoding phosphatidylglycerol lysyltransferase domain-containing protein, whose amino-acid sequence is MSELDLKLFKAVEIADGARVKPLLAAAQKMSCDYSFANLYSWGEIYDLRWNLHRERLMVYSGKDDFLLMPVGPAFSVGEMVEISDRLIRQGRSGNFVLVDAEYVERNESLHNYFTAEVDRDNADYVYATQALVELKGRKLHKKKNLLSQFLRNNPDYVCERMSARHARECFVLAEKWCEVKNCEKLGFTHESSALKRAMEKFNELELDGLIIRKSGAVIAFSIFDRQNGNTASVHFEKYDGEIKGSAQAINWETARYLSPTYEYINREQDLGIEGLRRAKESYCPAFTVKTYILRRKA
- a CDS encoding pyridoxamine 5'-phosphate oxidase family protein, whose translation is MRGYVLFTKKVSLGEKEGDPMKRLSDEIVRFFNKQHYVIVTTVGSDGKPHSACKGVVKISRAGEIYLLDLYRGITSRNLEKNPRLSVTVVDEHRFKGYCLKGTGRIVKLEEVRPSLLRAWERRLSSRITHRIIKNIRGEKGHPRHPEALLPGPKYLIAVEVSEVIDLTPAHIG
- a CDS encoding NAD(P)/FAD-dependent oxidoreductase, coding for MSDRVDILIIGGGPAGIFAAITAARSAKKPPRIIILEHNFMLGRKLLKTGNGRCNLTNRDISPEHYHGQNRHFLHGLFARFTNRDLLGYFENLGVEFKEEENGCLFPVTDQASTILDVLKEEIETHGIGAALNTRVAKITRGGRGEFIAQCAGGSTFTGRRLIIATGGLTYPQLGALGDGYAFAKSFGHELVPPLPALVALEIEKKALCDLQGVKATVGAAAFQGGKRVASVRDEILFTHYGVSGPAVLYLSSFLVRDLPGTQTILAVNFFPALTPAQAEEKVVTLWRKNPKRSLGNSLIGILPKKLAQVLIRNVAGLDADAATNSITRQQRTRLVKALTGLEISVKAPRSFTDAQVTSGGVRTDGIDGRTMESRLVKGLYFAGEVLDVNGDCGGYNLQFAFSSGHLAGLSAVRHT
- a CDS encoding ZIP family metal transporter — protein: MEKLHPVIQALLATSFMWGMTTLGASMVFIARNLSRKMLDGMLGAAGGVMIAASFWSLLAPAVQLSAGKSIPVWFPPLTGFLAGGVFLRIIDRILPHLPAGFPIEEVEGIKTSWRRATLLVLAITLHNIPEGLAVGVAFGAVAAGLSSASLPGAIALTVGIGIQDFLEGLAVSMPLKREGVSHIRSFWYGLLSGAVEPIAGVVGAVLVVTALFLLPYALAFAAGAMIFVVVEEVVPESQLSGNRDIATMGAMLGFAAMMVLEIAVG
- a CDS encoding flavodoxin family protein is translated as MYTLGINGSPRAGGNTDILLDEALRGAASCGARTGKIVLNALRYAPCQECERISDDGSCVIQDDMEVVYAGIREADALILASPIFFGSLSAQTKMMIDRFQCAWIARDRLKREIFSRRKTCAFISVGASSRRDFFDNAKSIVKNLCATINARYSDELFCPGSDDKGSVRAHPDCMREAYEVGRRLASVKV
- the nth gene encoding endonuclease III codes for the protein MKAMKPPAERVIQVIRLLRKTYPESCTALWHSTPFQILIATILSAQCTDERVNKITPSLFRKYKGPADFAKATQAVIEGEIRSTGFFRNKARNIIAASRKIVEEFGGHVPDTMEELVTFPGVARKTANIVLSSGYGKSEGIAVDTHVKRLSGRIGLSGETDPDKIERELMAIVPRKDWLDFNYILVNHGRAVCQARKPLCPECVIRHLCPSARKYYPFLKKRGAL
- a CDS encoding DUF6132 family protein — translated: MRILLGVIIGGGLGFLVGYFGRCASGACPLTSNPYVSTVVGAILGALIAGRF
- a CDS encoding Rrf2 family transcriptional regulator is translated as MAKLIKVSEAAALALHAMVLMAADRRKPLSTHDAAARLKVSEAHLSKVFQRLTKDGLVRSFRGPQGGFVLGRSPDDLSLLDVYESIEGKCEESNCLFDVPACDGKKCILGGIMKKVDGQLRRYLARAKLAALAGKYKGRSGI
- a CDS encoding glutathione S-transferase N-terminal domain-containing protein codes for the protein MAKRVIVYSTPTCPYCIRVKQFLKEHNVVFEDNDVSADRAKAQEMMRTSGQMGVPVLDIEGEIIVGFEKEKIKSALGI
- a CDS encoding GNAT family N-acetyltransferase, giving the protein MGKISVKIVRRVNSRELVHLYREAGWWKPGYPERASYINSLVRNSFCFAGAFHKKRLVGMGRSLSDGTGDAYIQDVTVLDEFRGKGVGRKIVITIVNYLRRRGIDWIGLIAGPGLQRFYRELGFRRMKDHIPMIWRGDE